A single region of the Candidatus Protochlamydia amoebophila UWE25 genome encodes:
- a CDS encoding U-box domain-containing protein — translation MSINLNSSMCNSVYPVLDQPTLNQTTLNQPKEKVCEEVVLKITNCSHTPENKPCVIGENKLPVEDGVNFRSFNCPITLYPFTDPVVDECGHTFEREAIMEIYNRAIAEGTSFTCPLNPSKILDVSKLIKNYNLAGAKEEVDEFTKKHTSEKKTSLELMKELMQEHTLERREYKTEMQKLISRHERFLEDFRPLARDTEESLNTSANILNQCSILKDKNVILEKKVKNFETMSVADRLFSYLFPRYNEAISTRNITLEEQELLNKSTITNTEIEAEGRKLKNLKNKIEKYYPSVETK, via the coding sequence ATGTCAATAAATTTAAATTCTTCAATGTGTAATTCCGTTTATCCCGTATTAGATCAACCGACATTGAATCAAACAACATTGAATCAACCAAAAGAAAAAGTGTGTGAAGAAGTTGTGTTGAAAATAACTAACTGTTCTCATACTCCTGAGAATAAGCCTTGTGTTATAGGCGAGAATAAACTTCCTGTTGAAGATGGGGTGAATTTTAGATCTTTTAATTGTCCTATTACCCTTTACCCATTTACAGATCCTGTTGTAGATGAATGTGGCCATACATTTGAACGAGAAGCAATTATGGAAATTTATAACAGAGCAATTGCAGAAGGAACTTCATTTACGTGTCCTTTGAATCCTAGTAAAATTCTCGACGTTAGCAAACTTATTAAAAATTATAATTTAGCTGGTGCTAAAGAAGAAGTGGACGAATTTACTAAAAAACATACTTCTGAAAAAAAGACCTCCCTTGAGTTAATGAAAGAACTTATGCAAGAGCATACACTAGAAAGGCGAGAGTATAAAACAGAAATGCAAAAATTAATAAGCAGGCATGAACGATTTTTAGAAGATTTTAGGCCCCTTGCACGCGATACAGAAGAATCTTTAAATACAAGTGCTAATATTTTAAACCAATGTTCTATTCTTAAGGATAAAAACGTCATTTTGGAGAAAAAAGTTAAGAATTTTGAGACAATGAGTGTAGCAGATAGACTATTTTCATACCTTTTTCCTCGTTATAACGAAGCTATTTCCACGAGAAATATAACGCTTGAAGAACAAGAGCTTCTTAATAAATCTACGATAACTAATACAGAAATTGAGGCTGAAGGAAGAAAGTTAAAAAACCTAAAAAATAAGATAGAAAAATATTATCCATCAGTAGAGACAAAATAA